The DNA window CCTATTCTATTTTTCTTACCGTTAATGGTTAATGCAGATTCTTCATTATCATCAGGAATTACAAGTACTGTACTTAACAAATCATAAGCTGGAGAAAACTCATACTCTCCCAAAGCATTTTCAATCAGTGAATAGTTTTTCAAATGCATATCTGAATTTCCTATGAGAAAACTAAAAAGTACCAATTCAAACAAACGTTGAGATTCAAAACCTTTATTTGCAGTGAATTGATATACTAATTTTCCTATTTTTTCTACAGAGCCTCTGTACTTGTGTTCTGTAAGATTTTCGCTTAACTGACAAAAATCTTCTACTGCTATTTTCTTTCCTTTGTTTCTGTCAAATCTTTTGGTAATATAGCCTAACTCACCAGATTTTAGCCTAATAAGAGAATGTTTTGCTACTTTTATTTTTACCAATTCTGCTAAATGCATTGTTAAATCCTCATTTTCTGGCAATTCGGCAAACTGTTGAGATTGAGGCTTAAAAATATAATCCCCATGCAATCCTACTATCGTTAAACGAGGAATTTCTTTTAATTTTTTTTCCAGTTCCAAAGAAAGTTTTGGCTGAACACCAGTAACCGCTATACTTTTAATCACCAATTTTTTGGCGATTTCTTCAGTTTCTTTTAGGTTAAAATCGAGAATAGGTGAAACGTTTGTCCCAAACATTTTTTTGGAACATGCTTGGTGAAAATCTATTTCATTTCCTTCTAAAGGCTGATAACAATACAAACAATTCTTCATTTTAGTTTTCATTTGGAATGATAGAAATACAACCTATACAATCTCTGCACATAGAAAGTAGTAAACCGAAACGATCTCTCGGATTAATTTTCCAGTTGTCTATTGCAATATTCAATAACCATCCTTCAGGAATCAAACCATCAAAAAAAGGAAACAAAATCTTACTTTGAAAAGCAGCCTTTTGTAAAGGCAAAGTTAAACTTACAGGTTTGGAATTTGGGTTTTCAAGATATTGACTTTCATACACAAAAAAATACCCCTCTTCATTTTCAGTGAGAAGTCCTGCCAATTGATATTGATAAAAAACTTGCGCCTGTCTCATTATTCAGATTTTTTAATTACTCCCATTTTACTTCCGAACAACGCCAAGACTTGATTCACTTTATCTAAGCGAACCGTCTGTTTCCCTTGTTCTAACTCCCTAATAAAACGTAACCCAACCCCTGCTCTTTCGGCAAGTTCTGACTGAGTAAGTTTTAATTGTTTGCGTTTTTCCTTAACAAAAAGTGAAAGTTTACTTTCCATTTTATACCCTTTAAGGTACAAATATAGTAAAAATTTATAATAATATACCTTTTCGGGTATAAAAATAGATTTAATTGCATAGATTATACCTTTTCGGGTATAAAATTTGTTTTAAAACAAAAAAAACACTCACAAAATTGCAAGTGTTTTAACGTTTATTTGTGGAGAATATGGGACTCGAACCCACCACCTTTAGACTGCCAGTCTAACGCTCTAGCCAGATGAGCTAATTCCCCATAAAAAAGAAAACTTAGTTTTCTTTTTCTGCCAAATAATGGTCTATAATTTCAAAAGCTTTTTGCTCGTCATGAATGTTTACCTCTAGTTTTAAAGCGGTAGCGGTAGGTGTAGAAAGCAAATTATTAAGGTATTTATTGCTCACTGAACAAGCGATTCCTACATCTTCTAATTTCTTTTTCACGATTTGTATTTGAACCATTTCATCTGCTTCAAATACCGAAACTCTTGGTAATTCTGCTCCCATATTTCTAATTTTAACACAAATTTATAAAAATTACTGATTTAATCGATACTTCTCTTGATATGTTTTGTAAAGTTCTTTCTGTTGATTGTCTAGATTAATTTTTCTACCCTCTATGAAAGCTTCAGTCACATTATTGGTTAATTGATCCAGTGCATCACCCTCAGAAATGAAAAGTGTAGCGCTTTTTCCTACTTCTAAAGTTCCGTAGTTTTTATCAATTCCCAACATTATGGCAAGGTTAATGGTGATGCTTTGTAAGGCTTTCTCTTTTTCTACACCATACGCAACGGTAGTTCCAGCCAAAAACGGAAGATTTCTAGAATTTTGGTATTCCATATCTCCGCTGTAATCTAACCCGTAGAGAATGCCTTTATCTTGCACCAATTTTGCAAATTCGTAAGGTAATCTCGGGGAATCCGAACTGTTGACCGGCAAGCTGTGAACTCTCTTGATGATGAGTGGGAAATTGCTCTTTTTAACATCATCTAAAACCCCTACCAAATTGCTTTCACCAATCAAAACTACATTTTTAAGGTTTAGTTTATTGGCCCAAGCAATCACTTCTAGCGTTTCATTGGCTCCTGCTACTTCCACAAATAGTTTTCTGTTTTCAAAGACTGGTTTTATGGCGTTCAGTTTATAATCTTTCACTTGCTGATTGTCATATTGCTGCGCTCTCTGAAAGAGGGAAGTGAGTTCTTTAATTTTTTCTGTTCTTCTGGTTTGGAATTCCTTGTTTCTTTTTTCATCGTCAATTCTAAAAATTTCAGGCCAAGAAAGGTGCAAAACATTATCCGTAGCTACCACCGCATCTTCCCAGTTCCAAGCGTCTAGTTGCATGATGGAAGAGGTACAAGACAATGTGCCGTGTTTCAGAACCGGCTGAGTTAATAAAACGCCATTACTTCTAATCACGGGAATGACATGAGAGTCTGTATTGAAAGAGATGAGCGAACGTACTTCTGGCGAAATATCATTGGCTTCTCTATAATCTACGGTGGCATTGGTTGCGGAAATTTCTACCAAGCCTAATGTATTATTCACCAAAATAAAACCCGGATAAACGTGTTTATTTTGGGCATTGATGACTTCTGCATTACTCGGAATGCTTCCATTAATCTGGGTGATTTTTCCGTTTTCAAAAACAAGAGAAGCGTTATTTAAAACCGTTCCTGTAGCGGTGTGAATCGTGGCATTGGTAATGGCAATCGGATTTTTTTGTGCAGGTGCAGGATTTGGTCTTTGTGCCAAAACCATTGCCGAAACCAAAATATATAAAGTGAAAAATATTTTTTTCATGAAATTTAATTTTTAGTGTTGATGAAAATCTTCTTCTAACGTATCACAGTGGTACAATTTCTTTTGCTCTGTTTTTACTGACTGGGTATTTCCTTTTTTGGCATCATCTGAGAATAACATTTTTTGAATAATTCTGTTTTTCTCGTTCTTCACCATTTCATCTTTTTCGGCTTGTTTTTGAGCATCAAAAATGAGTTTTCCGTCTACAAAAGTTTTATTTACCGTAGCATAAATACTCAATGGATTGTCTGTCCACAATACCAAATCAGCATCTTTACCTACTTCAATTGTTCCTAATTTATGGTCTAGTTTCAGCATTTTGGCAGGATTCAGCGTTACGGTTTTCCAAGCTTCTTCTTGAGAAATGTTTCCGTATTTAACCAATTTACCTGCTTCCTGATTCAGTCTTCTCGCCATTTCGGCATCATCAGAATTGATGGCGGTATTGACTCCAGATTTTAATAAAATCGCAGCATTGTAAGGAATGGCTTCTCTCACTTCTTCTTTATAACCCCACCAATCTGAGAATGTAGAAGCGTTTGCTCCGTGCAATTTCATCTTGTCTGCCACTTTGTAGCCTTCTAAAATGTGCG is part of the Cloacibacterium normanense genome and encodes:
- a CDS encoding DUF2007 domain-containing protein, translating into MGAELPRVSVFEADEMVQIQIVKKKLEDVGIACSVSNKYLNNLLSTPTATALKLEVNIHDEQKAFEIIDHYLAEKEN
- a CDS encoding type II toxin-antitoxin system HipA family toxin, with translation MKTKMKNCLYCYQPLEGNEIDFHQACSKKMFGTNVSPILDFNLKETEEIAKKLVIKSIAVTGVQPKLSLELEKKLKEIPRLTIVGLHGDYIFKPQSQQFAELPENEDLTMHLAELVKIKVAKHSLIRLKSGELGYITKRFDRNKGKKIAVEDFCQLSENLTEHKYRGSVEKIGKLVYQFTANKGFESQRLFELVLFSFLIGNSDMHLKNYSLIENALGEYEFSPAYDLLSTVLVIPDDNEESALTINGKKNRIGLKDFNKLANSLNINEKSLQAIYSRFNKVLPKWKDFINQSFLSDEMKTHYTQLITHRFDTLFPKI
- a CDS encoding amidohydrolase family protein, translating into MKKIFFTLYILVSAMVLAQRPNPAPAQKNPIAITNATIHTATGTVLNNASLVFENGKITQINGSIPSNAEVINAQNKHVYPGFILVNNTLGLVEISATNATVDYREANDISPEVRSLISFNTDSHVIPVIRSNGVLLTQPVLKHGTLSCTSSIMQLDAWNWEDAVVATDNVLHLSWPEIFRIDDEKRNKEFQTRRTEKIKELTSLFQRAQQYDNQQVKDYKLNAIKPVFENRKLFVEVAGANETLEVIAWANKLNLKNVVLIGESNLVGVLDDVKKSNFPLIIKRVHSLPVNSSDSPRLPYEFAKLVQDKGILYGLDYSGDMEYQNSRNLPFLAGTTVAYGVEKEKALQSITINLAIMLGIDKNYGTLEVGKSATLFISEGDALDQLTNNVTEAFIEGRKINLDNQQKELYKTYQEKYRLNQ
- a CDS encoding HipA N-terminal domain-containing protein, translating into MRQAQVFYQYQLAGLLTENEEGYFFVYESQYLENPNSKPVSLTLPLQKAAFQSKILFPFFDGLIPEGWLLNIAIDNWKINPRDRFGLLLSMCRDCIGCISIIPNEN
- a CDS encoding helix-turn-helix transcriptional regulator is translated as MESKLSLFVKEKRKQLKLTQSELAERAGVGLRFIRELEQGKQTVRLDKVNQVLALFGSKMGVIKKSE